From one Solanum stenotomum isolate F172 chromosome 12, ASM1918654v1, whole genome shotgun sequence genomic stretch:
- the LOC125848732 gene encoding uncharacterized protein LOC125848732, whose product MDLVYSPMAKCISAPFPSFTHRPLALFSRVSISPKYANARRLWKMCSASSSDTLVDNGPVKEVRKSLEVASKKEDEYGDLKSWMHQNGLPPCKVVIKDRPSHDAKHLPIHYVAASEDLQAGDIAFAVPDSLVVTLERVLGNETIAELLTTNKLSELACLALYLMYEKKQGKKSFWYPYIRELDRQRARGQLSVESPLLWSDAELDYLTGSPTKAEVLERAEGIKREYNELDTVWFMAGSLFQQYPYDIPTEAFPFEIFKQAFVAVQSCVVHLQKVSLARRFALVPLGPPLLSYCSNCKAMLAAVNGAVQLVVDRSYSAGDPIVVWCGPQPNSKLLINYGFVDEENSYDRLMVEAALNTEDPQYQDKRLAAQRNGKLSVQAFQVCVGKEREAVLEMLPYLRLGYVSDPSEMQTVLSSQGPICPMSPCMERAVLDQLSDYFRARLACYPTTLSEDEALLSDADLDPKKRVATQLVRLEKKILNACLETTVNFINQLPDYSVSPCPAPFAPTLK is encoded by the exons ATGGACTTGGTTTATTCACCGATGGCCAAATGCATTTCAGCTCCGTTTCCTTCTTTCACTCATCGACCACTTGCACTATTTTCTAGGGTTTCCATTTCCCCCAAATATGCAAATGCTCGTCGTTTGTGGAAGATGTGTTCTGCTTCCAGCTCAGATACACTTGTTGATAATGGTCCGGTCAAGGAAGTGCGTAAATCTCTTGAAGTTGCTAGTAAGAAAGAGGATGAGTATGGGGACTTGAAATCTTGGATGCACCAAAATGGATTGCCTCCTTGTAAAGTTGTTATTAAGGATAGGCCTTCGCATGATGCTAAACATCTGCCTATTCACTACGTTGCTGCCAGTGAGGATCTTCAG GCTGGTGATATTGCTTTTGCTGTTCCGGATTCTTTGGTGGTAACGCTTGAGAGAGTTCTGGGAAATGAGACCATTG CGGAACTCTTGACAACAAACAAATTGTCTGAACTAGCCTGCTTAGCGCTTTATCTAATGTATGAGAAGAAACAAGGAAAGAAGTCTTTCTGGTATCCTTATATAAGAGAACTTGATCGCCAGAGGGCAAGGGGACAGCTGTCTGTGGAATCACCTCTTTTATGGTCAGATGCTGAACTCGATTATCTGACAGGGAGTCCTACCAAG GCTGAAGTTTTGGAGAGGGCTGAAGGGATCAAGAGAGAGTACAATGAGCTTGATACAGTCTGGTTCATGGCTGGATCACTATTTCAG CAATACCCATATGATATACCCACTGAAGCATTTCCGTTTGAGATCTTTAAGCAAGCTTTTGTTGCGGTGCAATCATGTGTTGTACATTTGCAG AAAGTTAGTCTTGCACGGAGGTTTGCACTAGTCCCATTGGGACCGCCATTATTATCATACTGTAGCAACTGCAAAGCAATGTTAGCAGCAGTTAATGGTGCAGTGCAATTGGTCGTTGACCGCTCTTATAGCGCCGGAGATCCAATTGTCGTGTG GTGTGGACCACAACCTAATTCAAAATTACTCATTAACTATGGGTttgttgatgaagaaaattCATATGACCGTCTAATGGTGGAG GCAGCACTAAATACTGAGGATCCTCAATATCAAGACAAGCGACTGGCTGCTCAAAGGAATGGTAAACTATCGGTGCAAGCTTTCCAG GTATGTGTGGGAAAAGAAAGAGAGGCTGTGTTGGAGATGCTTCCCTATTTGAGATTGGGATATGTTTCAGATCCTTCGGAAATGCAAACTGTTTTATCATCTCAAGGCCCTATATGTCCG ATGAGTCCTTGCATGGAAAGAGCTGTTCTTGACCAGCTAAGTGACTATTTCAGGGCTAGACTGGCTTGTTATCCGACCACTTTAAGTGAAGATGAGGCTTTG TTGTCTGATGCTGATCTGGATCCCAAAAAACGAGTTGCCACACAGCTTGTTAGGTTGGAAAAGAAAATTCTAAATGCTTGCCTGGAAACAACAGTGAACTTTATTAATCAACTACCTGATTACTCCGTATCTCCGTGTCCGGCTCCTTTTGCTCCAACACTGAAATGA
- the LOC125849044 gene encoding uncharacterized protein LOC125849044 isoform X1 encodes MGVAANRSTPLLYIYWRAHAHTLRRWSVCYWHIHNPYIKFRCIDSGKTPANQHLDIDISSRTPNFHGYATLSEDPPNWSAPIKYLHYSTFALDTCPFFTPITVL; translated from the exons ATGGGCGTCGCTGCCAACAGATCGACGCCTTTGCTTTACATCTATTGGCGGGCGCACGCACACACACTACGCCGGTGGTCCGTCTGCTACTGGCATATCCATAATCCATATATAAAGTTCAG GTGCATCGACTCTGGCAAGACACCAGCTAACCAGCATCTTGATATAGATATTTCAAGCAG GACACCCAATTTCCATGGATACGCTACTTTATCAGAGGACCCACCTAATTGGTCTGCACCAATCAAATATCTTCACTATTCTACATTTGCCCTAGACACGTGTCCTTTCTTCACCCCTATCACTGTGCTGTAA
- the LOC125849044 gene encoding uncharacterized protein LOC125849044 isoform X2 translates to MNEGLKRRDLTENSASGHNCKAVCNNSSFIFGKKCIDSGKTPANQHLDIDISSRTPNFHGYATLSEDPPNWSAPIKYLHYSTFALDTCPFFTPITVL, encoded by the exons ATGAATGAGGGGTTAAAGAGGAGAGATTTGACAGAAAACAGCGCATCCGGCCATAATTGTAAAGCTGTCTGCAATAATTCAAGCTTCATATTTGGCAAAAA GTGCATCGACTCTGGCAAGACACCAGCTAACCAGCATCTTGATATAGATATTTCAAGCAG GACACCCAATTTCCATGGATACGCTACTTTATCAGAGGACCCACCTAATTGGTCTGCACCAATCAAATATCTTCACTATTCTACATTTGCCCTAGACACGTGTCCTTTCTTCACCCCTATCACTGTGCTGTAA
- the LOC125849043 gene encoding uncharacterized protein LOC125849043 codes for MDAGNGFPATKYAGGPQDTTIMNRIMLRFRPIAPKPVAGGSSDGSTPEYNNTELVTKRRAKRKYVRVKKNSKCKSNKEDEANKGGSSLYEDNGAVLTLQLMPESSSGVKNSLENSGSRPFWMNFQNSEIFPVGSDQIDRTVEMQKKRVVESWVLVDRMTNALVEGDALGSTDMEKMKNLEADTCPGLISDGLDRVQWVNLAYRRMVDPLEGCGNSPKLVTWLVVKEKILLPNSSTFACTVRILYTKNSQTMPCDVWKMEFGGFAWRLDAKAALRLGR; via the coding sequence ATGGACGCTGGAAATGGTTTTCCTGCTACTAAGTACGCCGGTGGACCGCAAGATACGACGATAATGAATCGGATAATGCTAAGATTCCGACCGATCGCACCGAAACCTGTCGCCGGTGGTTCATCTGATGGATCTACACCAGAATATAACAACACGGAACTTGTTACCAAAAGAAGAGCGAAGAGAAAGTACGTTAGAGTTAAGAAAAATAGCAAGTGCAAGTCTAACAAAGAAGACGAGGCAAATAAAGGCGGATCTTCACTGTATGAGGATAACGGAGCTGTTTTAACTCTTCAGTTGATGCCGGAAAGTAGTAGCGGCGTCAAAAACAGTCTAGAAAATTCCGGATCTCGACCTTTCTGGATGAATTTTCAGAATAGTGAAATTTTTCCCGTCGGATCAGATCAGATAGATCGGACGGTGGAGATGCAGAAGAAAAGAGTGGTGGAGTCATGGGTATTGGTAGACCGGATGACAAACGCGTTGGTAGAGGGAGACGCGTTAGGTAGTACGGAcatggagaagatgaagaatctGGAGGCTGACACGTGTCCAGGGTTGATATCAGACGGTTTAGATAGAGTTCAGTGGGTGAATCTGGCGTACCGGAGAATGGTTGATCCTCTAGAAGGTTGTGGAAATTCGCCGAAGCTGGTGACCTGGCTGGTAGTGAAGGAGAAAATATTGTTACCTAACTCATCAACTTTTGCATGCACTGTGAGGATACTGTACACGAAGAACTCACAGACAATGCCGTGTGATGTATGGAAGATGGAATTTGGAGGATTTGCATGGAGACTTGATGCTAAAGCTGCTCTTAGATTGGGTCGTTAA